From Litoreibacter janthinus, a single genomic window includes:
- the rpoC gene encoding DNA-directed RNA polymerase subunit beta' gives MNQELTTNPFNPIAPPKSFDEIKVSLASPERILSWSYGEIKKPETINYRTFKPERDGLFCARIFGPIKDYECLCGKYKRMKYRGVVCEKCGVEVTLQKVRRERMGHIELAAPVAHIWFLKSLPSRIGLMLDMTLRDLERILYFENYVVIEPGLTDLTYGQLMSEEEFLDAQDAYGMDAFTANIGAEAIREMLAAIDLEAEADQLREDLKEATGELKPKKIIKRLKLVENFLESGNRPEWMVLTVVPVIPPELRPLVPLDGGRFATSDLNDLYRRVINRNNRLKRLIELRAPDIIVRNEKRMLQESVDALFDNGRRGRTITGANKRPLKSLSDMLKGKQGRFRQNLLGKRVDFSGRSVIVTGPELKLHQCGLPKKMALELFKPFIYSRLEAKGLSSTVKQAKKLVEKERPEVWDILDEVIREHPVMLNRAPTLHRLGIQAFEPILIEGKAIQLHPLVCSAFNADFDGDQMAVHVPLSLEAQLEARVLMMSTNNVLSPANGAPIIVPSQDMILGLYYITMEREGMHGEGKIFSNVDEVQHALDSGEVHLHAKIQARLPQIDDEGNEVLTRFETTPGRIRLGALLPLNAKAPFSLVNRLLRKKEVQQVIDTVYRYCGQKESVIFCDQIMTMGFREAFKAGISFGKDDMIIPDSKWPIVDGTRAQVKEFEQQYMDGLITQGEKYNKVIDAWSKCNDQVTDAMMANISDSGRAEDGSQNEPNSVYMMAHSGARGSVTQMKQLGGMRGLMAKPNGEIIETPIISNFKEGLTVLEYFNSTHGARKGLSDTALKTANSGYLTRRLVDVAQDCIVRMHDCGTENFINASSAVNDGEVVASIGERLLGRTAAEDILMPGTDEIIVARDELIDERKADAIDAADIPTAKMRSPLTCEAEEGVCAMCYGRDLARGTLVNTGEAVGIIAAQSIGEPGTQLTMRTFHIGGVAQGGQQSFLEASQEGVVAFENASILENAAGEQVVMGRNMQLTITDENGTERARHKIGYGSKMHVKDGAKVARGDKLFEWDPYTLPIIAEKDGKARFVDLVSGIAVKDETDDATGMTQKIVVDWRAAPKGNDLKPEVIIEGPDGEPVRLENGNPATYPMSVDAVLSIEDGQDIKAGDVVARIPREGAKTKDITGGLPRVAELFEARRPKDHAIIAEIDGYVRFGKDYKNKRRIAIESSEDSDVKVEYMVPKGKHIPVAEGDFVQKGDYIMDGNPAPHDILAIMGVEALADYMIDEVQDVYRLQGVKINDKHIEVIVRQMLQKWEVQSSGLTTLLKGEHVDKAEFDAANEKAIAKGGEPATGEPILLGITKASLQTRSFISAASFQETTRVLTEASTMGKRDKLIGLKENVIVGRLIPAGTGGATQKMRRIAAERDNVVIEARKAEAEAALALAAPEEAPMEDPMDTIMVETPESRDE, from the coding sequence ATGAACCAGGAACTGACAACCAACCCGTTCAACCCGATCGCTCCGCCAAAAAGCTTTGACGAAATCAAAGTTTCGCTGGCTTCCCCAGAGCGCATCCTGAGCTGGTCCTACGGCGAGATCAAAAAGCCGGAAACCATCAACTACCGGACGTTCAAACCAGAGCGTGACGGTCTGTTCTGCGCGCGCATCTTTGGCCCGATCAAGGACTACGAATGCCTGTGCGGCAAATATAAGCGTATGAAGTATCGCGGCGTTGTCTGCGAGAAATGTGGCGTCGAAGTTACGCTTCAAAAAGTGCGCCGCGAGCGCATGGGCCACATCGAACTGGCAGCCCCAGTTGCGCACATCTGGTTCCTCAAGTCGCTTCCATCGCGGATCGGCCTGATGCTGGATATGACTTTGCGCGATCTGGAACGTATTCTCTATTTCGAGAACTACGTCGTGATCGAACCGGGCCTGACCGACCTGACCTATGGCCAGCTGATGAGCGAAGAGGAATTCCTTGACGCGCAAGACGCCTATGGCATGGACGCCTTCACCGCAAATATCGGTGCTGAAGCGATCCGCGAAATGCTGGCTGCGATTGATCTCGAAGCGGAAGCTGACCAACTGCGTGAAGACCTCAAAGAGGCCACCGGTGAGCTGAAGCCCAAGAAAATCATCAAACGTCTGAAACTGGTCGAGAACTTCCTAGAGTCCGGCAACCGCCCAGAGTGGATGGTGCTGACTGTGGTTCCTGTGATCCCGCCAGAGCTGCGCCCGTTGGTCCCACTGGATGGCGGACGTTTTGCGACGTCCGACCTGAACGACCTGTATCGCCGTGTGATCAACCGAAACAACCGCCTGAAGCGCCTGATCGAGCTTCGCGCGCCGGACATTATCGTGCGCAACGAGAAGCGTATGCTTCAAGAATCTGTGGACGCATTGTTCGACAACGGCCGTCGCGGCCGGACCATCACGGGTGCCAACAAGCGCCCGCTGAAGTCCTTGTCCGACATGCTGAAAGGTAAGCAAGGTCGCTTCCGCCAGAACCTTTTGGGTAAGCGCGTCGACTTCTCTGGCCGCTCAGTCATTGTGACCGGCCCGGAGCTGAAGCTGCACCAATGTGGTCTTCCCAAGAAGATGGCGTTGGAGCTGTTCAAGCCGTTCATCTACTCGCGTCTGGAGGCCAAAGGTCTGTCCTCCACAGTGAAACAGGCGAAGAAACTGGTCGAAAAAGAGCGTCCCGAAGTGTGGGATATCCTCGACGAGGTTATCCGCGAGCATCCGGTCATGCTGAACCGTGCGCCGACTTTGCACCGTCTTGGCATCCAAGCGTTTGAGCCGATTCTGATCGAAGGGAAAGCTATCCAGCTGCACCCACTGGTTTGTTCGGCCTTTAACGCTGACTTCGACGGCGACCAAATGGCTGTGCACGTTCCTCTGAGCCTTGAGGCCCAGCTGGAAGCACGCGTCTTGATGATGTCGACCAACAACGTCCTGTCCCCTGCAAACGGTGCACCAATCATCGTGCCATCGCAGGATATGATCCTTGGTCTCTACTACATCACCATGGAACGTGAAGGCATGCACGGCGAAGGCAAGATCTTCTCGAACGTGGACGAAGTGCAGCATGCACTGGATTCTGGCGAAGTGCACCTGCACGCCAAAATTCAAGCTCGCCTGCCGCAAATCGACGACGAAGGTAACGAGGTGCTGACGCGCTTCGAAACTACTCCTGGTCGTATTCGTCTGGGCGCGTTGTTGCCGCTGAATGCAAAAGCTCCGTTCTCGCTGGTGAACCGCCTTCTGCGTAAGAAGGAAGTTCAGCAGGTCATCGATACTGTCTACCGTTACTGCGGCCAGAAAGAGTCTGTGATCTTCTGTGACCAGATCATGACCATGGGCTTCCGTGAAGCGTTCAAAGCAGGGATTTCGTTCGGCAAGGACGACATGATTATCCCAGACAGCAAGTGGCCCATCGTTGATGGCACCCGCGCGCAGGTCAAAGAGTTTGAACAGCAGTACATGGACGGCCTGATCACTCAGGGCGAGAAGTACAACAAAGTCATCGATGCTTGGTCGAAGTGTAACGACCAGGTCACCGACGCCATGATGGCCAACATTTCCGACTCCGGTCGGGCTGAGGACGGTTCGCAAAACGAGCCGAACTCGGTCTACATGATGGCTCACTCCGGTGCGCGTGGTTCGGTTACTCAGATGAAGCAGTTGGGCGGTATGCGTGGTCTGATGGCCAAGCCGAACGGCGAGATCATCGAAACACCGATCATCTCGAACTTTAAAGAAGGTTTGACTGTGTTGGAGTACTTCAACTCCACCCACGGTGCCCGTAAGGGTCTGTCGGATACCGCTTTGAAAACAGCTAACTCGGGTTATCTGACCCGTCGTCTGGTTGACGTGGCGCAGGACTGTATCGTTCGCATGCATGACTGTGGCACAGAGAACTTCATCAACGCCTCTTCGGCTGTGAATGACGGTGAAGTTGTCGCATCCATTGGCGAGCGTTTGCTAGGCCGGACTGCTGCTGAAGACATCCTGATGCCCGGCACGGACGAAATCATCGTCGCCCGTGACGAGCTGATTGACGAGCGTAAGGCAGATGCAATTGATGCGGCTGACATTCCAACCGCCAAGATGCGTTCGCCGCTAACCTGTGAAGCTGAAGAAGGCGTTTGCGCCATGTGCTACGGCCGCGACTTGGCCCGTGGTACCTTGGTGAACACCGGTGAAGCCGTCGGCATCATTGCCGCACAGTCCATCGGCGAACCAGGTACCCAGCTGACCATGCGGACGTTCCACATTGGCGGTGTTGCGCAAGGTGGCCAACAGTCCTTCCTGGAAGCCTCGCAAGAGGGTGTGGTTGCGTTTGAAAACGCTTCCATATTGGAAAACGCTGCAGGCGAGCAAGTTGTCATGGGTCGTAACATGCAGCTGACCATCACCGACGAGAACGGCACCGAGCGTGCCCGCCACAAAATCGGTTATGGCTCCAAGATGCACGTTAAAGACGGCGCTAAGGTTGCGCGCGGCGATAAGCTGTTCGAATGGGATCCTTACACCCTGCCGATCATCGCTGAAAAAGACGGTAAGGCCCGTTTTGTCGACCTCGTCAGCGGCATTGCCGTTAAAGACGAGACCGATGACGCGACAGGCATGACCCAGAAGATCGTGGTCGACTGGCGTGCGGCACCAAAAGGCAACGACCTGAAGCCCGAAGTGATCATCGAAGGCCCAGATGGCGAGCCGGTTCGTTTGGAGAATGGCAACCCTGCCACCTATCCAATGTCCGTGGATGCTGTTCTGTCCATCGAAGATGGTCAGGACATCAAAGCCGGTGACGTGGTTGCCCGTATCCCGCGTGAGGGTGCCAAGACCAAGGACATCACCGGTGGTCTGCCTCGCGTGGCCGAGCTCTTTGAGGCACGCCGCCCCAAAGACCACGCCATCATCGCGGAAATCGACGGCTATGTTCGTTTCGGCAAGGACTACAAAAACAAGCGCCGCATCGCGATTGAGTCCTCCGAGGATAGCGACGTTAAAGTCGAATACATGGTGCCGAAGGGCAAACACATCCCTGTGGCCGAAGGCGACTTCGTCCAAAAGGGCGATTACATTATGGACGGCAACCCTGCGCCGCATGACATTCTCGCCATCATGGGTGTGGAGGCTCTGGCCGACTACATGATCGACGAAGTCCAAGACGTGTATCGTCTGCAAGGCGTGAAGATTAACGATAAGCACATCGAGGTTATCGTTCGTCAGATGCTTCAGAAGTGGGAGGTTCAGTCTTCCGGTCTGACCACGCTGCTCAAGGGCGAGCATGTCGACAAAGCCGAGTTTGATGCTGCCAACGAAAAGGCCATCGCCAAAGGCGGCGAACCTGCCACAGGCGAGCCAATCCTGCTTGGTATTACCAAAGCGTCGCTGCAAACGCGTTCGTTCATCTCTGCCGCGTCCTTCCAGGAAACGACCCGCGTGCTCACCGAAGCCTCTACCATGGGCAAACGTGACAAGCTTATCGGCCTGAAAGAGAACGTCATTGTGGGTCGTTTGATCCCAGCCGGTACCGGTGGTGCTACGCAGAAAATGCGTCGTATCGCTGCAGAGCGCGATAATGTTGTGATCGAAGCCCGCAAGGCTGAGGCGGAAGCCGCGCTTGCGCTGGCAGCACCAGAGGAAGCTCCGATGGAGGATCCAATGGACACGATCATGGTGGAAACACCAGAAAGCCGCGACGAATAA
- the rpoB gene encoding DNA-directed RNA polymerase subunit beta, which translates to MAQTYVGQKRIRKYFGKINEVLAMPNLIEVQKSSYDLFLKSGDQLAPMDGEGIKGVFQSVFPIKDFNETAILEFVKYELEKPKYDVEECQQRDMTYSAPLKVTLRLIVFDIDEDTGAKSVKDIKEQDVFMGDMPLMTPNGTFVVNGTERVIVSQMHRSPGVFFDHDKGKTHSSGKLLFACRIIPYRGSWLDFEFDAKDVVFARIDRRRKLPVTTLLYALGLDQEGIMDAYYDTVEFKQVKKGGWSTKFFPERIKGTKPTRDIVDAKTGEVIAEAGKKVTPRAVKKLIEEGNVENVLLPFEAIMGRFVAKDIINEETGEIWIEAGDELTWELDKNDEVSGGTLKTLLDNGVTSIPVLDIDNINVGPYIRNTVAVDKNFSRDTALMDIYRVMRPGEPPTVESASALFETLFFDSERYDLSAVGRVKMNMRLNLDAEDTVRTLRREDIIACIKALVDLRDGRGDIDDIDHLGNRRVRSVGELMENQYRVGLLRMERAIKERMSSVEIDTVMPQDLINAKPAAAAVREFFGSSQLSQFMDQTNPLSEVTHKRRLSALGPGGLTRERAGFEVRDVHPTHYGRMCPIETPEGPNIGLINSLATFARVNKYGFIETPYRKVVDGVVTDDVQYMSATEEMRHTVAQANANLDANMRFVNDLVSTRQSGEYMLQSNANVDLIDVSPKQLVSVAASLIPFLENDDANRALMGSNMQRQAVPLLQADAPYVGTGIEGVVATDSGAAIQAHRGGIIDQVDATRIVVRVTDDLEPGDPGVDIYRLRKFQRSNQNTCINQRPLVKVGNVVSAGEVIADGPSTDMGELALGKNVLVAFMPWNGYNYEDSILISERIARDDVFTSIHIEEFEVAARDTKLGPEEITRDIPNVGEEALRNLDEAGIVYIGADVEPGDILVGKITPKGESPMTPEEKLLRAIFGEKASDVRDTSLRVKPGDFGTVVEVRLFNRHGVEKDERSLQIEREEIERLARDRDDEMGILDRNIYARLQGMILGKKAVKGPKGVKPNSEITPELLETLSRGQWWQLALEEETEAAAVEALNSQYEAQKNALQARFEDKVEKVRRGDDLPPGVMKMVKVFVAVKRKLQPGDKMAGRHGNKGVISKVVPMEDMPFLADGTPVDFCLNPLGVPSRMNVGQILETHMGWAARGLGLKIDDALEEFKRSGDSQPVREALEHAYGAETYNDAFGGMIETDMIESAEAVRRGVPIATPVFDGAKESDINEALTKAGFDTSGQSVLFDGRTGEQFSRKVTVGVKYLLKLHHLVDDKIHARSTGPYSLVTQQPLGGKAQFGGQRFGEMEVWALEAYGAAYTLQEMLTVKSDDVAGRTKVYESIVKGEDNFEAGIPESFNVLVKEVRGLGLNMELLDAEEE; encoded by the coding sequence ATGGCTCAAACATACGTTGGTCAAAAACGCATCCGTAAATATTTCGGCAAAATTAACGAGGTTCTGGCGATGCCGAACCTTATTGAAGTGCAGAAATCATCCTACGATCTCTTCCTGAAGTCCGGCGACCAGCTGGCACCGATGGACGGCGAAGGCATCAAGGGCGTCTTCCAGTCGGTTTTCCCGATTAAAGACTTCAACGAAACGGCAATTCTGGAGTTCGTGAAATACGAGCTCGAAAAGCCGAAATACGACGTTGAGGAATGTCAGCAACGTGACATGACCTACAGCGCTCCGCTGAAGGTCACCCTCCGTCTGATCGTGTTTGATATCGACGAAGATACAGGCGCGAAATCGGTCAAGGACATCAAAGAACAAGACGTCTTCATGGGCGATATGCCTCTGATGACTCCCAACGGGACGTTCGTTGTGAACGGCACCGAGCGTGTTATCGTTTCCCAGATGCACCGCTCTCCCGGCGTGTTCTTTGACCACGACAAAGGCAAAACGCACTCCTCGGGCAAACTGCTGTTTGCTTGCCGCATCATCCCATATCGCGGCTCGTGGCTGGACTTCGAATTTGACGCCAAAGACGTTGTTTTTGCGCGCATCGACCGCCGCCGCAAACTGCCAGTGACGACCCTGCTCTATGCACTGGGGCTAGATCAGGAAGGCATCATGGATGCCTATTACGACACAGTTGAATTCAAGCAGGTGAAGAAGGGTGGCTGGTCCACCAAGTTCTTCCCAGAGCGCATCAAGGGCACCAAGCCTACGAGGGACATCGTCGACGCCAAAACCGGTGAAGTCATCGCCGAAGCTGGCAAGAAGGTCACCCCGCGCGCTGTCAAAAAGCTGATCGAAGAAGGCAATGTTGAGAATGTGCTTCTGCCATTCGAAGCCATCATGGGTCGCTTCGTTGCGAAAGACATCATCAACGAAGAAACCGGTGAAATCTGGATCGAAGCTGGTGATGAGCTGACATGGGAACTGGACAAGAACGACGAAGTTTCTGGCGGCACACTCAAGACGCTGCTCGACAACGGCGTAACCAGCATTCCTGTGCTCGACATCGACAACATCAACGTCGGTCCATACATCCGCAACACCGTTGCTGTGGACAAGAACTTCAGCCGCGACACTGCGCTGATGGACATCTACCGCGTTATGCGCCCTGGTGAGCCACCCACCGTTGAATCCGCTTCCGCGCTGTTCGAAACCCTGTTCTTCGATAGCGAACGCTATGACCTGTCCGCTGTGGGCCGAGTGAAGATGAACATGCGTCTTAATTTAGACGCAGAAGACACCGTGCGTACACTGCGCCGCGAAGACATCATTGCGTGCATCAAAGCACTGGTCGACCTGCGTGATGGCCGTGGCGATATCGATGATATTGACCACCTTGGAAACCGTCGCGTGCGTTCCGTTGGCGAGCTGATGGAAAACCAGTATCGCGTTGGCCTGCTCCGCATGGAGCGCGCGATCAAAGAGCGGATGTCCTCTGTCGAAATCGACACGGTCATGCCGCAAGACCTGATCAACGCCAAGCCAGCGGCTGCTGCGGTGCGTGAATTCTTCGGCTCCTCGCAGCTGTCGCAGTTCATGGACCAAACCAACCCGCTGTCGGAAGTCACGCACAAGCGTCGTCTGTCTGCGCTTGGGCCAGGTGGTCTGACACGTGAGCGTGCCGGCTTTGAGGTGCGCGACGTGCACCCAACGCACTACGGTCGTATGTGTCCGATTGAAACGCCGGAAGGGCCAAACATTGGTCTAATCAACTCACTTGCAACGTTCGCCCGCGTGAACAAATACGGCTTCATCGAAACTCCATACCGTAAGGTAGTGGACGGTGTCGTGACGGATGATGTGCAATACATGTCCGCCACTGAGGAAATGCGCCACACTGTGGCTCAGGCGAACGCCAACCTCGACGCAAACATGAGGTTCGTGAACGATCTGGTTTCGACACGTCAGTCCGGCGAATACATGCTGCAAAGCAACGCTAATGTGGACCTGATCGACGTGTCGCCAAAGCAGTTGGTCTCGGTCGCTGCATCGTTGATCCCGTTCCTTGAAAACGACGACGCTAACCGCGCTCTGATGGGCTCGAACATGCAACGTCAGGCTGTTCCACTGCTTCAAGCTGATGCTCCGTACGTGGGCACCGGTATCGAAGGCGTTGTTGCAACCGACTCTGGTGCGGCCATTCAGGCCCATCGTGGCGGCATCATCGACCAAGTGGACGCAACACGTATCGTTGTACGGGTCACCGATGATCTGGAGCCCGGCGATCCGGGCGTGGACATCTACCGTCTGCGTAAGTTCCAGCGCTCCAACCAGAACACCTGCATCAACCAGCGTCCGCTGGTGAAAGTTGGCAATGTGGTTTCCGCTGGTGAAGTTATCGCTGACGGCCCGTCGACAGACATGGGCGAGCTGGCTCTTGGTAAGAACGTGCTCGTCGCGTTTATGCCTTGGAACGGCTACAACTACGAAGACTCCATCCTGATCTCCGAGCGCATTGCGCGTGACGACGTCTTCACCTCGATCCATATTGAGGAATTTGAAGTCGCCGCGCGTGACACGAAGCTTGGCCCAGAAGAAATTACTCGCGACATCCCTAACGTCGGTGAAGAAGCGCTGCGCAACCTCGACGAGGCCGGCATCGTTTACATCGGCGCCGACGTGGAGCCGGGCGACATTCTGGTTGGTAAGATCACGCCTAAGGGTGAAAGCCCAATGACGCCGGAAGAAAAGCTTCTGCGCGCCATCTTCGGCGAGAAAGCCTCCGACGTGCGTGACACCTCGTTGCGCGTGAAGCCGGGCGATTTCGGGACAGTTGTGGAGGTTCGCCTCTTTAACCGTCATGGCGTTGAAAAGGACGAGCGTTCGCTGCAAATCGAACGTGAGGAAATCGAGCGCCTTGCCCGTGACCGTGATGACGAGATGGGCATTCTGGACCGCAACATCTACGCGCGTTTGCAAGGGATGATCCTTGGCAAGAAGGCCGTGAAGGGGCCGAAGGGCGTTAAGCCAAATTCGGAGATTACCCCCGAGCTGCTGGAGACGCTGTCTCGTGGTCAATGGTGGCAGCTGGCTCTTGAAGAAGAGACAGAAGCGGCAGCGGTTGAAGCACTGAACAGCCAGTACGAAGCACAAAAGAACGCGCTTCAGGCACGTTTCGAGGACAAGGTCGAGAAGGTTCGCCGCGGTGACGACTTGCCACCGGGTGTGATGAAAATGGTCAAAGTGTTCGTCGCGGTGAAGCGTAAGCTGCAACCGGGCGACAAGATGGCCGGTCGTCACGGCAACAAAGGCGTTATTTCCAAGGTTGTGCCAATGGAGGACATGCCGTTCCTCGCAGACGGTACTCCCGTTGATTTCTGTCTGAACCCGCTGGGCGTGCCTTCGCGTATGAACGTCGGTCAGATTCTTGAAACCCACATGGGTTGGGCCGCTCGCGGTCTGGGTCTGAAAATCGACGACGCTTTGGAAGAATTCAAGCGCTCTGGCGACAGCCAGCCTGTGCGTGAAGCTCTGGAGCACGCTTATGGCGCAGAGACCTATAATGACGCTTTCGGCGGCATGATTGAAACTGACATGATCGAATCCGCCGAGGCCGTGCGCCGCGGTGTCCCGATCGCCACGCCAGTTTTCGACGGTGCCAAAGAAAGTGACATCAATGAGGCGCTGACCAAAGCGGGCTTCGACACGTCGGGCCAATCGGTCCTGTTCGACGGCCGCACGGGGGAGCAATTCTCCCGTAAGGTTACCGTTGGCGTGAAGTACCTGCTGAAACTGCACCACCTTGTGGACGACAAAATCCACGCACGTTCTACCGGGCCATACTCGCTCGTCACGCAACAGCCGCTGGGTGGTAAAGCCCAGTTCGGTGGTCAGCGTTTCGGGGAGATGGAAGTCTGGGCTCTGGAAGCTTACGGCGCCGCTTACACCTTGCAGGAAATGCTGACGGTGAAATCAGACGACGTGGCTGGCCGGACGAAAGTCTACGAGTCGATCGTCAAGGGCGAGGACAACTTCGAGGCCGGTATCCCGGAATCGTTCAACGTTCTCGTAAAAGAAGTGCGGGGCCTCGGCCTCAACATGGAACTCCTGGATGCGGAGGAGGAGTAG
- the rplL gene encoding 50S ribosomal protein L7/L12, producing MADLKKLAEEIVGLTLLEAQELKTILKDEYGIEPAAGGAVMMAGPADGAGAAAEEKTEFDVILVAAGAQKINVIKEVRGITGLGLKEAKDLVEAGGKAVKEGVDKAEAEEIKGKLEAAGAEVELK from the coding sequence ATGGCTGATCTGAAAAAACTGGCTGAAGAGATTGTTGGTCTGACCCTTCTCGAAGCACAAGAACTGAAAACCATCCTCAAAGACGAGTATGGCATCGAGCCTGCAGCCGGTGGCGCAGTAATGATGGCTGGCCCAGCAGACGGTGCTGGCGCAGCAGCAGAAGAGAAAACTGAGTTTGACGTGATCCTGGTCGCCGCTGGCGCACAGAAAATCAACGTCATCAAAGAAGTCCGCGGCATCACCGGCCTGGGCCTCAAAGAAGCAAAAGACCTGGTCGAAGCTGGCGGCAAAGCTGTCAAAGAAGGCGTCGACAAGGCCGAAGCAGAAGAGATCAAAGGCAAGCTGGAAGCAGCTGGCGCCGAAGTCGAGCTCAAGTAA
- the rplJ gene encoding 50S ribosomal protein L10 translates to MDRAQKEKLVDELGQIFESSGVVVVSHYEGITVAEMQDLRARMREAGGSVRVAKNRLAKIALEGKPCESIATYLTGMTVLAYSEDPVAAAKVVNDYAKDNEKLVILGGAMGDSALDVAGVKAVAAMPSREELIASIVGCIGAPASNIAGAIGAPASNLASILSTIEEKAAA, encoded by the coding sequence GTGGATAGAGCACAAAAAGAGAAGCTGGTCGACGAACTCGGCCAAATCTTTGAAAGCTCTGGCGTCGTAGTGGTTAGCCACTACGAGGGTATCACGGTTGCTGAGATGCAAGACCTGCGTGCGCGTATGCGCGAAGCTGGTGGGTCTGTACGCGTCGCCAAGAACAGGCTCGCCAAAATCGCCCTCGAAGGTAAGCCATGCGAAAGCATTGCAACATACCTGACAGGGATGACCGTTCTCGCCTATTCTGAGGACCCAGTTGCCGCCGCGAAAGTGGTGAACGACTATGCCAAAGATAACGAAAAGCTCGTTATTCTTGGTGGGGCCATGGGCGATAGCGCGTTGGATGTCGCTGGTGTTAAAGCCGTGGCCGCCATGCCAAGCCGCGAGGAGCTTATTGCTTCCATCGTGGGTTGTATCGGCGCCCCTGCTTCGAACATCGCCGGCGCGATTGGCGCACCTGCCTCGAACTTGGCAAGCATTCTCAGCACCATCGAGGAAAAAGCAGCCGCTTGA